From the Paludibacterium paludis genome, one window contains:
- a CDS encoding ABC transporter substrate-binding protein, with amino-acid sequence MKKLLIASSLALSFAGAFAQAETLRIGVDLNYPPFSKQGADGKPQGFDIDMAYALCGAMKVTCQIVPQDFDGLIPALNTNKFDAILSSMQITEERLKAVDFTHKYYNIPSRIVARAGAKVDQNSFKGKKIGVLRASTQEKFAKDFWGKSGATIVSYNKSPESFLDLKAGRVDAVFVDGAVGDQDFLKTPQGKGFAFSGPNYSDVKYFGSGAGIAVKKGNKALAQRLNKAIDTIRANGAYKKVQDKYFTFDIYGN; translated from the coding sequence ATGAAGAAACTGCTGATCGCCTCCTCCCTGGCCCTGTCCTTTGCCGGCGCTTTCGCTCAGGCCGAAACCCTCCGCATCGGCGTCGATCTCAACTACCCGCCGTTCTCCAAGCAAGGCGCGGACGGCAAACCCCAAGGATTCGACATCGACATGGCCTATGCCCTTTGCGGCGCCATGAAAGTCACCTGCCAGATCGTGCCCCAGGACTTCGACGGACTGATCCCCGCGCTCAACACCAACAAGTTCGACGCCATCCTCTCCTCGATGCAAATCACCGAAGAACGTCTGAAGGCCGTCGACTTCACCCACAAGTACTACAACATTCCGAGCCGCATCGTCGCTCGCGCCGGCGCCAAGGTCGACCAGAACAGCTTCAAGGGCAAGAAGATCGGCGTGCTGCGCGCCTCCACCCAGGAAAAGTTCGCCAAGGACTTCTGGGGCAAGAGCGGCGCCACGATCGTGTCCTACAACAAGTCGCCGGAATCCTTCCTGGACCTGAAGGCGGGCCGTGTCGACGCGGTATTCGTTGATGGCGCCGTGGGCGACCAGGATTTCCTCAAGACCCCGCAAGGCAAGGGCTTCGCGTTCTCCGGCCCCAACTACAGCGACGTGAAATACTTCGGCAGCGGCGCGGGCATTGCCGTCAAGAAGGGCAACAAGGCGCTGGCGCAGCGACTGAACAAGGCCATCGACACGATCCGGGCCAACGGCGCCTACAAGAAGGTTCAGGACAAGTACTTCACCTTCGACATCTACGGCAACTGA
- a CDS encoding ABC transporter permease has protein sequence MFLQGYLPGILEGTRLTLEVSAVSLIVSVALGLFGAMCRLSPVRPVALFAEIYSTVVRGVPDLVWMFVLFFGGQMVINDLAASMGAEAPQIDSFIAGTLTIGFIFGAYMTETFRGAILAVPRGQIEAGLAYGMSPRRVFMRITVPQMVRFALPGFSNNWLVLVKTTALVSVIGLPDMMYQADNTKSATQQPFTVYMIVAGLYLVITTVSILILDRLQKRYSLGTRETEL, from the coding sequence ATGTTTTTGCAGGGCTATCTTCCCGGCATTCTCGAGGGAACCCGGCTGACGCTCGAAGTCTCGGCCGTTTCCCTGATCGTTTCGGTCGCGCTTGGCCTGTTCGGCGCGATGTGCCGCCTCTCGCCGGTCCGCCCCGTCGCTCTTTTCGCCGAAATCTATTCGACAGTGGTGCGCGGCGTTCCCGACCTCGTCTGGATGTTCGTATTGTTCTTCGGGGGGCAGATGGTCATCAACGACCTGGCCGCCTCGATGGGCGCCGAAGCGCCGCAGATCGACTCGTTCATCGCCGGAACCCTGACCATCGGCTTCATTTTCGGGGCCTACATGACCGAAACGTTCCGGGGCGCGATTCTGGCTGTGCCGCGCGGCCAGATCGAGGCCGGTCTCGCTTACGGCATGAGTCCTCGACGCGTCTTCATGCGCATCACCGTCCCCCAGATGGTCCGCTTTGCCTTGCCGGGGTTTTCCAATAACTGGCTCGTGCTGGTCAAAACCACGGCCCTGGTATCGGTCATCGGCCTGCCGGACATGATGTACCAGGCGGACAATACCAAATCGGCCACGCAACAGCCGTTCACGGTCTACATGATCGTGGCGGGCCTCTACCTGGTGATCACCACGGTGTCGATCCTGATTCTCGACCGCCTGCAAAAACGCTACTCACTGGGAACACGGGAGACGGAACTATGA
- a CDS encoding ABC transporter permease: MIDLHLVVDKLPAFFGGTDGAPAMSTTDGLILTLELLFSSLLAGLCLALPMGIALVSKNPFARWPVWLFTYLFRGTPMLVQLFIIYYGLSQFDAVRDSWAWAYLQNAYVCAIIAFTLNTAAYTTEIVAGQIRTTPWGEIEAAKAMGMSRSLRLRRIILPSALRRALPSYSNEVVMMLQGTSIAGLVTLADLTGVARRVYSETYQVFEPFLTAAAIYLVLTFLIVMLFKRMEKRWLAYLGPRKH, from the coding sequence ATGATCGACCTGCACCTTGTCGTCGACAAACTCCCGGCCTTTTTCGGCGGAACGGACGGCGCGCCGGCCATGAGCACCACGGACGGCCTGATCCTGACGCTGGAGCTGCTGTTCTCGTCGCTGCTGGCCGGGCTGTGCCTCGCGCTGCCGATGGGCATCGCCCTCGTCTCGAAAAACCCGTTCGCCCGCTGGCCGGTCTGGCTGTTCACTTACCTGTTCCGCGGCACGCCGATGCTCGTTCAGCTGTTCATCATCTACTACGGCCTATCGCAGTTCGATGCCGTGCGAGACAGCTGGGCATGGGCGTATCTGCAGAATGCCTACGTGTGCGCCATCATCGCCTTCACCCTGAACACCGCCGCCTACACCACGGAGATTGTCGCGGGACAGATCCGCACGACTCCCTGGGGCGAGATCGAGGCGGCCAAGGCCATGGGCATGAGCCGCTCGCTGCGGCTGCGCCGCATCATTCTGCCTTCCGCCCTGCGCCGCGCCCTGCCCTCCTACAGCAACGAAGTGGTGATGATGCTGCAGGGCACCTCGATCGCCGGCCTTGTGACCCTGGCCGACCTGACCGGCGTGGCGCGCCGCGTTTACAGTGAAACCTACCAGGTCTTCGAGCCTTTCCTCACGGCGGCCGCCATTTACCTGGTTCTGACATTCCTCATCGTCATGCTGTTCAAGCGCATGGAAAAGCGCTGGCTGGCCTACCTTGGCCCGCGCAAGCACTGA
- a CDS encoding ABC transporter ATP-binding protein: protein MTQNLQASQSTADGKLNVIDLHKSYGNHEVLKGISMTARAGDVISIIGSSGSGKSTFLRCLNLLEAPHQGRIIVSGEELSLVPDQRTGALKAADPKQLARIRTRLGMVFQHFNLWAHMTVLENLIEAPIHVLGQSRDEATTRGLHYLDKVGLSHVADNYPSHLSGGQQQRVAIARALAMEPEVMLFDEPTSALDPELVGEVLRVMQDLASEGRTMVVVTHEMGFAREVSNHVMFLHLGKVEEEGDPATVLSNPQSPRLAQFLSGNLK from the coding sequence ATGACGCAAAACCTGCAAGCATCCCAATCCACCGCCGACGGCAAACTCAACGTCATTGATCTGCACAAGAGCTACGGCAACCACGAAGTCCTGAAGGGGATCTCGATGACGGCCCGCGCCGGTGACGTGATCAGCATCATCGGCTCGTCCGGCTCGGGCAAAAGCACCTTCCTGCGCTGCCTCAACCTTCTGGAGGCGCCTCATCAGGGACGCATCATCGTCAGCGGCGAGGAACTGTCCCTTGTGCCGGACCAGCGCACCGGCGCGCTCAAGGCCGCCGACCCGAAGCAACTGGCGCGCATCCGCACCCGGCTTGGCATGGTGTTCCAACACTTCAATCTGTGGGCGCACATGACCGTCCTGGAAAACCTTATCGAAGCGCCGATCCATGTGCTGGGCCAGTCGCGCGACGAAGCCACGACCCGGGGCCTGCACTATCTGGACAAGGTCGGTCTGTCGCATGTCGCGGACAACTATCCATCGCACCTGTCGGGCGGCCAGCAGCAACGCGTGGCGATCGCGCGGGCCCTGGCCATGGAACCGGAAGTGATGCTGTTTGACGAACCGACATCGGCGCTGGACCCGGAACTGGTCGGCGAAGTGCTGCGCGTCATGCAGGACCTGGCTTCGGAAGGACGCACCATGGTTGTGGTCACTCACGAGATGGGCTTCGCGCGCGAAGTTTCCAATCATGTGATGTTCCTGCACCTTGGCAAGGTCGAGGAAGAAGGCGATCCCGCCACCGTGCTGAGCAATCCGCAAAGCCCGCGACTTGCGCAATTTCTCTCGGGAAACCTGAAATAA
- a CDS encoding GlxA family transcriptional regulator has protein sequence MAHPTHAKPQRFGFLLLPHASLADLAFATEVLVRANQLAEKKLYEFVTLSLDGAPVVTASGMRQPADLPLSYSPKLDALFVLAGDVTAEVNTEELSKGIHAQSPDKLPLAGIDCGSYWLARTGFLNGHRATIHWQEISQFTETFPDVIVSSNLFEIEDNRMSCAGGAAMMDFMLTLIGDHHGNEFASRLSELFSMERIRPGNERQRIPLATRIGGSQPKLTEAVSLMEANIEEPLSTDDIAYYVGVSRRQLERLFKQYLGTVPSRYYLELRLARARQLLQQTSKSIVQIGLACGFSSGPHFSSTYRNHFGITPREERAQRTQGS, from the coding sequence ATGGCCCATCCGACCCACGCAAAACCTCAGAGATTCGGTTTTCTTCTTCTCCCCCACGCCTCGCTGGCAGATCTCGCCTTTGCCACGGAGGTGCTGGTGCGCGCCAACCAGCTCGCGGAAAAGAAGCTCTACGAGTTCGTCACCCTGTCCCTTGACGGAGCCCCGGTCGTCACGGCCAGCGGCATGCGCCAGCCCGCGGATCTGCCCCTTTCCTATAGCCCCAAACTCGATGCGCTGTTCGTGCTGGCCGGCGACGTGACCGCCGAGGTGAACACCGAGGAACTCTCGAAGGGCATCCATGCGCAGTCCCCGGACAAGCTGCCGCTGGCCGGCATCGACTGCGGCAGCTACTGGCTCGCCCGCACCGGTTTTCTCAACGGTCATCGCGCCACGATCCACTGGCAGGAAATCAGCCAGTTCACCGAGACCTTCCCGGACGTCATCGTGTCGTCAAACCTCTTCGAAATCGAAGACAACCGCATGAGCTGCGCCGGCGGGGCCGCCATGATGGATTTCATGCTGACGCTGATCGGCGACCATCACGGCAATGAATTCGCCTCGAGACTCTCCGAGCTGTTTTCCATGGAACGCATCCGCCCGGGCAACGAACGCCAGCGCATTCCGCTCGCCACTCGTATCGGCGGCAGCCAGCCCAAGCTGACCGAGGCTGTCAGCCTGATGGAAGCCAACATCGAGGAACCCCTCAGCACCGACGATATCGCCTACTACGTCGGCGTATCGCGCCGCCAGCTGGAGCGGCTCTTCAAGCAATACCTCGGCACCGTGCCCTCCCGCTATTACCTGGAACTCAGGCTCGCGCGCGCGCGCCAATTGCTTCAGCAGACGTCCAAGTCCATCGTGCAGATCGGGCTGGCCTGCGGCTTCTCGAGCGGCCCGCACTTCTCCAGCACCTACCGCAACCATTTCGGCATCACCCCCCGGGAAGAACGCGCCCAGCGCACACAAGGCAGCTGA